Proteins encoded within one genomic window of Microbacterium sp. LKL04:
- a CDS encoding peptidoglycan DD-metalloendopeptidase family protein, which produces MTRTRRIASLSIAAASAVALLLSAPSAATAAPGALSPSSITVAPAATQAAFTRAPAPTISGTAVAGNVLTVTAGSWQPAPSRLDIQWRVDGNPVDGATGTEWEVPTGVAGRSVSVSVSASRAGYQTKTTTSAARAVSWSLGSVMTPGTILRPGMKLTSPDGRYAFGILGDGNVALTRGTALVRTAKTTLVLDGRLSFTKDGELLLLNQYDVALWSSGTGGLGATGAVLGNDGVLRLVDGNSDDVWTSAKMAAQPDATAAAASVPGRFGWAYPLRPSGTFTTYAGHSGDDISASTGTPIYAMRGGTVSVRELWITSGCPSWAPNTTKQKEVVVTSTVDGRRLEQVYAHLSAFSVKTGQSVTAGQRIGSVGSTGCSTGPHLHTAFTVDGVRFELYPRDVLGGSSY; this is translated from the coding sequence GTGACCAGAACCCGGAGGATCGCCTCCCTCTCGATCGCTGCGGCGTCGGCCGTGGCCCTGCTGCTGTCTGCGCCGAGTGCGGCGACCGCAGCGCCCGGGGCACTCTCCCCATCGAGCATCACCGTGGCGCCCGCCGCGACCCAGGCCGCCTTCACGCGGGCCCCCGCACCCACCATCAGCGGTACCGCCGTCGCCGGCAACGTGCTGACGGTCACCGCGGGTTCCTGGCAGCCCGCACCCAGCCGGCTCGACATCCAGTGGCGAGTCGACGGCAACCCCGTCGATGGTGCGACGGGAACCGAGTGGGAGGTTCCGACCGGGGTCGCGGGCCGCTCGGTCTCGGTCTCGGTCTCGGCCAGTCGCGCGGGGTATCAGACGAAGACGACGACCTCGGCGGCTCGCGCCGTCTCGTGGTCGCTCGGATCCGTGATGACGCCGGGAACCATCCTCCGGCCCGGGATGAAGCTGACCTCGCCGGACGGCCGGTACGCCTTCGGCATCCTCGGCGACGGCAATGTCGCGCTCACCCGGGGGACCGCTCTCGTCCGCACCGCGAAGACGACGCTCGTGCTCGACGGCAGGCTGTCCTTCACGAAGGACGGTGAGCTGCTGCTGCTGAATCAGTACGACGTCGCGCTGTGGAGCTCGGGGACCGGCGGACTCGGCGCCACGGGCGCGGTCCTGGGCAACGATGGTGTGCTACGTCTCGTCGACGGCAACAGTGACGACGTGTGGACGAGCGCGAAGATGGCGGCGCAACCGGACGCGACCGCAGCCGCGGCATCCGTCCCCGGTCGTTTCGGTTGGGCCTACCCCTTGCGGCCCTCGGGCACGTTCACGACCTACGCCGGCCACAGCGGCGATGACATATCGGCCTCGACCGGGACACCGATCTACGCGATGCGTGGCGGTACGGTCTCGGTTCGCGAGCTCTGGATCACCTCGGGCTGCCCCTCCTGGGCGCCGAACACCACGAAGCAGAAGGAGGTCGTCGTCACCTCGACCGTCGACGGCCGCCGGCTCGAGCAGGTGTACGCGCACCTCAGCGCCTTCTCGGTCAAGACCGGGCAGAGCGTGACCGCCGGGCAACGCATCGGTTCCGTCGGATCGACGGGCTGCTCGACCGGCCCTCACCTCCACACGGCGTTCACCGTCGACGGGGTGAGGTTCGAGCTCTACCCGCGCGACGTCCTGGGCGGGTCGAGCTACTGA
- a CDS encoding 3'-5' exonuclease — protein sequence MGLDFTAIDFETANSSNASACAVGLARVRDGRVVASEGWLIRPPAGHDRFFEINVGIHGIQADDVRTADTWADQLPRLLDFVGDDILVAHNAGFDMRVLRTACEVTGHAAPPARYLCSLHVARKTYDLPSYRLPFVAAAAGHLDFAHHDATADALACAQVVIDSAVRAGAEDLVELAMLLGVRIPQIPHPVPASAA from the coding sequence ATGGGTCTGGACTTCACCGCGATCGACTTCGAGACGGCGAACTCCTCCAACGCCTCCGCCTGCGCCGTGGGACTCGCCCGGGTCAGAGACGGCCGGGTCGTGGCCTCTGAGGGATGGCTCATCCGCCCGCCGGCGGGTCACGACCGGTTCTTCGAGATCAACGTCGGCATCCACGGCATCCAGGCGGACGACGTTCGGACCGCAGACACGTGGGCCGACCAGCTTCCCCGCCTGCTCGACTTCGTCGGCGACGACATCCTGGTGGCCCACAACGCCGGCTTCGACATGCGGGTGCTCCGCACCGCGTGCGAGGTCACGGGTCATGCGGCACCGCCGGCTCGCTACCTCTGCAGCCTGCACGTCGCCCGGAAGACCTACGATCTGCCCTCCTACCGACTGCCCTTCGTCGCGGCCGCCGCCGGTCACCTCGATTTCGCGCATCACGATGCGACCGCCGACGCCCTGGCGTGCGCCCAGGTCGTCATCGACTCCGCCGTTCGCGCCGGCGCTGAGGACCTCGTGGAGCTCGCGATGCTGCTCGGCGTCCGCATCCCCCAGATCCCGCACCCGGTGCCCGCTTCGGCGGCCTGA
- a CDS encoding DUF6264 family protein — MSDEPRPRPQYGEYATPEEQRAAIRQPTPEPAAPVDPPHPPTAPATTVAARPTRMADRVITLALLAYGLFTVIGAIPQLVDYGSFAKTWMEVAGVSGEFTNTDQGALWGGIGATVFAVGWLLTAILSWCSLSRGRLSWWIPPVGAIVTFLIVSVCLVVPLFGDADLLRGIALGS, encoded by the coding sequence GTGAGCGACGAGCCCCGACCGCGACCGCAGTACGGGGAGTACGCGACGCCCGAGGAGCAGCGGGCCGCCATCCGTCAGCCCACGCCGGAGCCTGCGGCACCCGTCGATCCGCCGCATCCGCCGACCGCACCGGCGACGACCGTGGCCGCGCGTCCGACGCGGATGGCCGATCGCGTGATCACCCTCGCGCTCCTCGCGTACGGATTGTTCACGGTGATCGGCGCGATCCCGCAGCTGGTCGACTACGGCTCGTTCGCGAAGACGTGGATGGAGGTCGCCGGCGTCAGCGGCGAGTTCACCAACACGGACCAGGGAGCCCTCTGGGGTGGGATCGGTGCGACGGTGTTCGCGGTGGGGTGGCTGCTGACCGCGATCCTGTCGTGGTGTTCGTTGTCGCGCGGGAGGCTGAGCTGGTGGATCCCACCGGTTGGCGCCATCGTGACGTTCCTCATCGTCAGCGTGTGTCTCGTCGTGCCGCTGTTCGGCGACGCGGATCTCCTGCGGGGGATCGCGCTCGGCTCGTGA
- the fbaA gene encoding class II fructose-bisphosphate aldolase, producing the protein MPVATPDQYADMLDRAKAGGFAYPAINVSSSQTINAVLQGLTEAGSDGILQVTTGGADYFAGHTVKGRATGALAFAKYVTEVAKNYPITVALHTDHCPKDALPGFVLPLIEASEAEVKAGRNPIFQSHMWDGSAVPLDENIEIAKDLLPRMKNINAILEIEVGVVGGEEDGVQHEGSNDALYTTVADVTKAVEALGLGENGRYISALTFGNVHGVYKPGGVKLRPELLGEIQEGIAAHFGTGPKPLDLVFHGGSGSTDEEIALAVQNGVVKMNIDTDTQYAFTRSVAGFMLANYEGVLKLDGEVGNKKQYDPRAWGKVAESAMAQRVVAATQQLGSAGESLGV; encoded by the coding sequence ATGCCCGTCGCCACACCCGACCAGTACGCCGACATGCTGGACCGCGCGAAGGCAGGCGGCTTCGCCTACCCCGCGATCAACGTGTCGAGCTCGCAGACCATCAACGCTGTGCTGCAGGGCCTGACCGAGGCCGGCTCCGACGGCATCCTCCAGGTCACCACCGGCGGTGCGGACTACTTCGCCGGCCACACGGTCAAGGGCCGCGCCACCGGTGCCCTCGCGTTCGCGAAGTACGTCACCGAGGTGGCGAAGAACTACCCGATCACGGTCGCCCTCCACACCGACCACTGCCCGAAGGACGCGCTCCCCGGTTTCGTTCTGCCGCTCATCGAGGCCTCGGAGGCCGAGGTCAAGGCCGGCCGCAACCCGATCTTCCAGTCGCACATGTGGGACGGCTCGGCCGTTCCCCTCGACGAGAACATCGAGATCGCGAAGGACCTGCTCCCCCGCATGAAGAACATCAACGCCATCCTCGAGATCGAGGTCGGCGTCGTCGGCGGCGAAGAGGACGGGGTCCAGCACGAGGGCTCGAACGATGCGCTCTACACGACCGTCGCAGACGTGACGAAGGCCGTGGAGGCCCTCGGCCTCGGCGAGAACGGCCGCTACATCTCGGCCCTCACCTTCGGCAACGTCCACGGTGTCTACAAGCCGGGCGGCGTGAAGCTGCGCCCCGAGCTCCTCGGCGAGATCCAGGAGGGCATCGCCGCGCACTTCGGCACCGGCCCGAAGCCCCTCGACCTCGTGTTCCACGGCGGCAGCGGTTCGACCGACGAGGAGATCGCCCTGGCCGTCCAGAACGGCGTCGTGAAGATGAACATCGACACGGACACCCAGTACGCCTTCACTCGCTCGGTCGCCGGCTTCATGCTCGCGAACTACGAGGGTGTCCTGAAGCTCGACGGCGAGGTGGGCAACAAGAAGCAGTACGACCCGCGCGCCTGGGGCAAGGTCGCCGAGTCCGCCATGGCTCAGCGCGTCGTCGCCGCGACGCAGCAGCTCGGCTCGGCGGGCGAGTCGCTCGGCGTCTGA
- a CDS encoding DNA recombination protein RmuC encodes MSVASATMDDMDAAFVTVLALVCLIVGALAAGAFIAAREANRRVGLQARASAAEAARDALQTQLDQQRALHRDVTSRVHAEQAARDERERREQTVLRALAPVQETLSAMQQKVDHLERDRQEQFGSLAEQLRRSAESDEALRATTESLAGALRSNGTRGVWGETQLRRIVESAGLTRYVDFDTQASISSDAGSGRPDLIVRLPGQKALAVDAKAPFDAYLEASAIPVTAVGEEAARRSRLLAKHVAAVRAHIDALAKKRYWAGMPSSPEFVVCFIPSESLLAAALEEDPALLEYAFGRRVALASPVNLWAVLKTVAYTWTQQEVSTEARRLFDLGNELYHRLGSLAGHADDLRRAIERTVDSYNRFAGSLETRVLVSARRFPGIDDTQLETLSTPQPIESTTRRLIAPELLDDIPQPADLGDLRERLERDGEVRPGRTS; translated from the coding sequence ATGTCGGTGGCCTCCGCCACGATGGACGACATGGATGCCGCCTTCGTCACCGTCCTCGCTCTCGTGTGCCTCATCGTCGGCGCGCTCGCGGCCGGGGCGTTCATCGCCGCACGCGAGGCGAATCGCCGCGTCGGCCTGCAGGCGCGCGCGTCCGCCGCGGAAGCGGCGAGAGACGCCCTCCAGACCCAGCTCGATCAGCAGCGGGCTCTGCATCGCGACGTGACCAGCCGGGTGCACGCCGAGCAAGCCGCACGCGATGAACGCGAACGACGCGAGCAGACCGTCCTGCGCGCTCTCGCTCCCGTGCAGGAGACGCTCTCCGCCATGCAGCAGAAGGTCGACCACCTCGAGCGCGACCGGCAGGAGCAGTTCGGCTCTCTCGCCGAGCAGCTGCGGCGCTCCGCAGAATCCGACGAGGCCCTGCGCGCGACGACCGAATCGCTCGCCGGGGCGCTCCGCTCCAACGGCACCCGGGGCGTCTGGGGCGAGACGCAGTTGCGCCGTATCGTCGAGTCCGCGGGCCTCACGCGTTACGTCGACTTCGACACGCAGGCATCCATCTCCTCGGATGCCGGGAGCGGACGACCCGATCTGATCGTCCGCCTCCCCGGTCAGAAGGCGCTGGCCGTCGACGCGAAGGCCCCGTTCGACGCCTACCTCGAAGCGAGCGCGATCCCCGTCACCGCGGTCGGAGAAGAAGCGGCACGCCGATCGCGCCTGCTCGCGAAACATGTGGCTGCCGTCCGTGCCCACATCGACGCCCTCGCGAAGAAGCGGTACTGGGCGGGGATGCCGTCGAGCCCAGAGTTCGTCGTCTGCTTCATCCCGAGCGAATCGCTCCTGGCGGCCGCGCTCGAGGAGGACCCCGCTCTGCTGGAGTACGCCTTCGGGAGGCGGGTGGCACTCGCTTCCCCGGTGAACCTCTGGGCCGTCCTGAAGACGGTCGCCTACACGTGGACGCAGCAAGAGGTGTCCACCGAGGCTCGACGGCTCTTCGACCTGGGGAACGAGCTGTACCACCGACTGGGATCGCTCGCCGGGCACGCGGACGATCTGCGTCGAGCCATCGAACGGACCGTCGACAGCTACAACCGATTCGCTGGGTCTCTGGAGACGCGGGTTCTGGTCAGCGCGCGGAGGTTCCCCGGAATCGACGACACGCAGCTCGAGACACTGTCCACGCCGCAGCCCATCGAGTCCACGACTCGTCGGCTGATCGCGCCGGAACTCCTCGACGACATCCCCCAGCCGGCGGACCTCGGCGACCTGCGGGAGAGGCTGGAACGCGACGGGGAGGTCAGGCCGGGAAGAACGTCATGA
- the glpX gene encoding class II fructose-bisphosphatase → MVSLTADMSPLHPDRNLALELVRATEAAAIRSVPFIGRGKKELADGAAVDAMRAFLTTVNFDGVIVIGEGEKDNAPMLFNGERVGTGRGPQCDIAVDPIDGTTLTAEGRNNALSVIAVADRGAMLDASTVFYMDKIVTGPEGVGVVDIRLPIAENIRRLAEALGKPVEELVVSVLNRPRHAQLIDEIRDAGAGTRLMSDGDVAGGINAARHNARTDMCVGVGGSPEGIVTACAIKALGGHIQGRLWARDDDEKQRGIDAGLKLDDHVYEADDLVRGNNTLFVATGVTNGELVAGVRRAGDFVYTESVVLRGASGTLRRISSEHLTSKWL, encoded by the coding sequence ATGGTGAGCCTGACTGCCGATATGAGCCCTCTGCACCCCGACCGGAACCTCGCGCTGGAGCTCGTCCGCGCGACCGAGGCGGCGGCGATCCGCTCCGTTCCCTTCATCGGGCGGGGGAAGAAGGAGCTCGCCGACGGCGCCGCGGTCGACGCGATGCGCGCCTTCCTCACGACCGTCAATTTCGACGGCGTGATCGTCATCGGCGAGGGCGAGAAGGACAACGCGCCGATGCTGTTCAACGGCGAACGCGTCGGCACGGGCAGGGGACCGCAGTGCGACATCGCCGTCGATCCGATCGACGGAACCACACTGACGGCGGAAGGGCGCAACAACGCTCTGTCGGTCATCGCCGTCGCCGACCGAGGCGCGATGCTCGACGCATCCACCGTGTTCTACATGGACAAGATCGTCACCGGACCCGAGGGCGTCGGCGTCGTCGACATCCGCCTCCCGATCGCGGAGAACATCCGTCGTCTCGCGGAGGCTCTCGGCAAACCCGTCGAGGAGCTCGTCGTGTCGGTGTTGAACCGGCCCCGGCACGCTCAGCTCATCGACGAGATCCGGGATGCCGGTGCAGGAACGCGCCTCATGAGCGACGGCGACGTTGCCGGCGGGATCAATGCGGCGCGCCACAACGCGCGCACCGACATGTGCGTCGGCGTCGGCGGGAGCCCCGAGGGCATCGTCACCGCCTGTGCCATCAAGGCACTCGGCGGACACATCCAGGGTCGCCTCTGGGCCCGCGACGACGACGAGAAGCAGCGGGGGATCGACGCGGGCCTGAAGCTCGACGATCACGTGTACGAAGCGGACGACCTCGTGCGGGGGAACAACACGCTGTTCGTGGCGACGGGTGTCACCAACGGCGAGCTCGTCGCGGGGGTGCGCCGTGCCGGCGACTTCGTGTACACCGAGAGCGTGGTGCTTCGTGGGGCCTCGGGCACGCTCCGTCGCATCTCGTCGGAGCACCTGACGTCGAAGTGGCTGTGA